From the genome of Sediminibacter sp. Hel_I_10:
CATCGGTAATTTTTCGCCCGGTACCGGCATAGGTTGGGTATTACTAGCCAATGCTTGGGACCCGAGTACGAGTGCTGTTGGCAGTGGTCTTTGGCAATTATATTCTAATACAGATTATAACCCAGAGGCAGAAGAAAATTTGAGATATCACAACGTTCTTTTGAATGACCCTGAAAATGAACGAGTAATTTTAGGTTTCGAAGATATTAGAAGAGATTGGGCAAGTTGTGATAATGATTTTAACGACGCTATTTTCTATGTTACCGCCAATCCTTATGAGGCGATCAAAACAGTAAATTACGCCGATGTGGCTAGTGCAAGAGACGTGAGTTCTGCCAATGATGGTGGTTTAGAAAGCAACGGTAATTTGGCACAGGCTATTGCCAAAAGAAATCTGAAACGTCAGCAAAATGGCAATGTGCTTAATAAAAAACAGTTACAAACCCAATATAATGAACAAGCTGTACTTGCCATGCGTAACGGCAGTGATGCTTCAGATGAGGTAACTTTAGATACTTACTTGCCAGAAACTGGTATGTACGGTACAGAGAGTGCTTATATCTCAAGCCCTACTGATTTGTTGGGTATTACTAACGCTTCGGAAATTTTCTCTGTAGACTTTTATGAAGCAGACAAGCGCGTGTCGGCAGTACTGGCAACAGCAACTCAAGGCGCAGTTTATGATCATTCTAAGGTAATTTGCGATCGCTTGAACAGCTCAAGTCTAGAAGATGTAAGAACCGTTATGGTAAGAGGCCATCAGGTCATCAGTTCTAAATTAGTGCGTGCTTCTGGAGAAACAGAGTTTTCGTTGAGTTTTTCAGTAAAATTAGGAGAAGCGTCGAACGAGTTGTTCAGCTTTTGGAACATTGCCCAATACCCAGAAGGGGACTATTACAACTTTCAAATTTGGGGAAGCTCATTTTCACAAGTGTTTTCCATTGGTAATCATATTATAGATACCTTAACCGAAGAGAAACCATTGACCAGCCAAACCTTAAGTAACGTGGCGCCCCCAGTATTTGTAAGCTCTGGATATTACACTAAGGGAAACTTACATTTAAACGTTATCAATAAAATAAATGCAACTACGGTCACTTTTGAAGGGAGTATTGCCACTACCGAAGTGTCTGAAAGAAGTACAAACACACAAATTATAAGCTTAACTGGAGATTGGTTTGACAGTGTAACCATTGCCACAGGTCAGTTGTTCGATATTGGCTTTTCATTAAGCACAGACAGCGCTGCCCAACAAGATGCTTTGTATCTAGCAGATGGCCCTTGGGGATTAGATTATCAAGAAGAAGCGGTAGATGTAAATCAATTCGAAATTGCCAATACAGCACTAGAAAGTGATGCTAATCTATATCATGTAGAACGTGAGCCAAGTGTTACGGGTGAGGCAAAAGGCACCATCAATCTGTTTAGACATCTGTTGGCAGGAGACCAAGCGCTCTCTGTAGAAGCGTATCAAGGTTTTCAATTTGAGATCCAAAATACACATCCAGTAGAAGTCATTTTGGAGCAAGAGGACTTAGAAGATTGGAACGACCGTTTACGTTACATAATTCCAGCTCATACAGAAGCGACCTTTTACAGTATCCCCTTTACAGACTTTATGGACGGTAGCGGTAACCCAGCAATACTCACTAATGTAAAGACCATCGTGTTTTCATTACACGGTAATTATAGTACCTATGCACCTTTTGCATTACAAGTAAATCAAGTGGCTTTTAATGCTTCGGAAACATTACACATTGAAACTGCTGAAGTCGAAACCAATCTCAGGCTATCGGCCTATCCTAATCCATTGACTGCGGAGACCACGATACAACTAACTTCGGACCAAAGCGACACACTTATAGTTATGGTCTATGACCAATTAGGAAAAACTATTTACAAAACCGAAGTTCAGGTTACCCCAGGAAATAATAAGATTAAGTGGGAAAAGGAGAGCCTAAACTCTGGCATTTATATCTTAAAAGTGATCAGCCAACATCAAAGTTATCATCCTTTGAAATTAATAGCAAATTAAATCCTATGGTTGATTCTTGACCCATTTTCTTAATGAGAGATTTGAACATGAAAATGGGTTCAAGTGAAGGCAAAAGCGAAAGCTTTTGCCTTTTTTATTGCAAAAAATGCATATAAATGTATGTCTTGAATTAGATATAATTTGAAAACAGAACCTATATATAGCTTATTAAATCATCGTAAGTATAGGAAAATATTCATATCCGTAATTTTTTGTAGCTTCAGGATATTTCATTTTATTGAGGTTGGCGCATTTCTGCTAAAATAAATGCCTTTAGAGCAAAACATAATCTCTTTTGGCAATTCTCTTTTTACAGAAATATGTAATTTTAAAGAACTTTGACGCTTATGTCACGGCTTACAAACAGAACTATTGGTTGTACATAACGACCATTACTTTATAAAACATTACATATGACAGTACTAGAAAATAAAATTGCCTTGGTAACGGGTGCAGGATCAGGAATAGGTAAAGCAATAGCGATACTATATGCTAAGGAAGGTGCCAAAGTCATCGTGAATGACATCAACGAAGAACACGGAAATTCTGTTGTGGACCTCATCACTTCAGAAGGTGGAACGGCATTTTTTATTAAGGCAGACGCTTCTAAAGAGAAAGAGGTTAAAACCTTGATTCAAAAAACAGTAGAAAAATATGGTAGATTGGATATTGCCTGCAATAATGCTGGTATTGGAGGAGAACAAAACCTCACGGGAGACTACTCTATAGAGAGCTGGAACAACGTGGTTGATATCAATTTAAACGGGGTGTTCTATGGTTGTAAGTATGAACTGGAACAGATGGAAAAAAATGGAGGTGGCGTTATTGTGAATATGGCATCTATTCATGGTACAGTAGCTGCACCAATGTCTTCACCGTATACGGCTACAAAACACGCCGTTGTAGGATTGACCAAAAACATTGGGGCAGAGTATGGACAAAAAAACATTCGTTGCAATGCTGTTGGACCAGCATATATTAAAACCCCATTATTAGAAAATTTAGACTCTGAGATGTTGGAAGACCTGAAGTCTAAGCACCCGATGAACAGATTAGGGAAACCAGAGGAGGTCGCAGAATTGGTACTGTTTTTAAGTTCTGAAAAATCTTCATTTATGACTGGTGGTTACTACTTAATCGATGGCGGATATACTGCGGTTTGATTGAGAAATTAAATAGAATGAGAGTTGCCGATGCTTCTTGTTATGAGACATTGTGTTTGATTAGCTTGTGTTTTTTCAGTTAATCAATAAATGAAATATAGATGACCTGATTTAAAATCAGATATCATATTGCCTAAACATGCTTAGCTTTTACCGCTTATAAACAGGTTTGTTTGTTAAGATCCATTTTAAACGTAAGCCAATTTCGGTAAAGGTAAAACCAGCAGCAGTTGCCGAAGCAATATTACTTCTCGTGCCAAAAGCATTGGCCATACAACGCTCTGAAAACTTATAACCCAATTTGGCCTGAATACGGTAGGTGCTCTGTTTGGCCCCATCTTCAATATATTGGAGACCTGTAGCAGCCGTCAACTCATAAAATAACTGATTTGGTTTAGAGGCATTCTCATCTTTTATAATGTTTAAAAAGACCTCACCGGCATTAAATTTCTCTGGACTAAAGTAAATAGTAGGCACTTGATCCTTAAATGTGATGTACTGGTAATTAAACCCAACTTTTAGAGAGGGCTTAGCAAGTAGGTTATAATATAAGGAAGTGAATAATAGGTTTCTTGCGTTGCCATCATTTTGAGTGGTGTAAATGTATTGCGTAAACCAACCCAAGTTAAAGTTAGTACCAAGATTGTAGTTGGTGTAAATGTTGTTTTGAACAATCTCACGGTCTAATAAGTCGGCATTAAAACTTTGGATCTCACGTTTGTAACCAATATCTAAAGTTTGCAGTTTAAAAGGCTTGATATTAAAGAATACATTGGTGAGCAATTGGGTATAGTCCGTACTTTGAGCATTTGCTGAGGTTAAGCCTGTGGTTCCTGTAAAAGTTACGTTATGTAACAGTTGGTAAGATAGGCCCACAGAAACGTCATTAGAGTTAGCTTTGTTCTTGGTCACCGTATTATTGGTGGTTCTATAGTTATAACTTCCTAAAAGGCTAAATCGCGTTGATAACGGGAATGACACATTGGTGTTAAAGGAGTAAGCTTTATTGTCTCCATTATCAAAGGTATAAGAGGCTCTAGAATCTGATGCTGGTGAGAAATAAGTGTCTAAAATGTTTATGAAGTTTTTGGCATCTTTCTGATTATCATAAAATTTAAGCGTATTCTCGGCAGAGGTATAGGCTTCATCATAATATCCCATGGCTTTTAAAGCATTTGCCTTTCCAAGGTTACCATCAAAAGAGGTGCTGTCATTTACTAAAATACGATCATAATCTTCTAAACTTTGCTTAAAATTACTTTTGTAAATGTTTAATGTCGCTCTTAAGGCCAAGATCCAATTTTCGTTGGGTTGCTGCTCCACTAGGGTTGCTATTTCTGTTTTGGCTTGTTTAAATTTCTTATTCCAAATCAAGGCTTGAATGTAGCGCTCTGTCGTTTGTTGGGTTAATGCTGTGCTGGTGCTATCTGTTATTTTGCTGAAGGCTTCTTCACTTAATTTTAAGGCATTTTTTTCTTTTCCGCCTAAGTGTGATACCAGTGCTAAACCGTTTAAAGCTTCTAATTGGTTGGAGGAATCTTCGGCAAGTCTGTCATAGGTGCCTTTTGCAAAATCCAGTTCGTTGGTGATAAGATAGAGATTGGCAAGGTTCATTAGAGTTTCTTTATCTTCTCCAAATAATTCGATGTTCTTGGTCAATAAGCGTTCAGACTCGGTGTAATTTTGAGACTGTTGGTTTTGGTATGCATACCCTAAATAGATGTATTTTTTAGAAACCATGGCGTTTGGGTTTCCTATAGACACATCCAAAGCTTTATTAACATAGGTCAAAGCACTTTCATATTCCTTCAAATTAGAAAGCGTATTGGCGTAGCCCAATAGTGCCGGGAAACTTTCTGGGGCTTCTGTCACAAGATCTTGGTAGTAGGCTTTTGCGGCGGTAAAGTTTTTGTTCCATAATAAGGACTCACCATAATTAAGCTTTACTTCAAAATCGTTAGGGTAGTCTTTTAGCAAATCGGTAAAAAGGGCATTTGCTTTTTCGGCATCGCCGTGAAGCCCAACGGCTCTTCCGTAGCACAATCGAGCGGTCTTATTTTCTGGGTAGTCTTTTAGTATGGTATCAAAAAAGGTT
Proteins encoded in this window:
- a CDS encoding tetratricopeptide repeat protein — encoded protein: MKTLKSLIHCFFLLLVCISNAQDMQEGFTYLETGNYAKAETFFDTILKDYPENKTARLCYGRAVGLHGDAEKANALFTDLLKDYPNDFEVKLNYGESLLWNKNFTAAKAYYQDLVTEAPESFPALLGYANTLSNLKEYESALTYVNKALDVSIGNPNAMVSKKYIYLGYAYQNQQSQNYTESERLLTKNIELFGEDKETLMNLANLYLITNELDFAKGTYDRLAEDSSNQLEALNGLALVSHLGGKEKNALKLSEEAFSKITDSTSTALTQQTTERYIQALIWNKKFKQAKTEIATLVEQQPNENWILALRATLNIYKSNFKQSLEDYDRILVNDSTSFDGNLGKANALKAMGYYDEAYTSAENTLKFYDNQKDAKNFINILDTYFSPASDSRASYTFDNGDNKAYSFNTNVSFPLSTRFSLLGSYNYRTTNNTVTKNKANSNDVSVGLSYQLLHNVTFTGTTGLTSANAQSTDYTQLLTNVFFNIKPFKLQTLDIGYKREIQSFNADLLDREIVQNNIYTNYNLGTNFNLGWFTQYIYTTQNDGNARNLLFTSLYYNLLAKPSLKVGFNYQYITFKDQVPTIYFSPEKFNAGEVFLNIIKDENASKPNQLFYELTAATGLQYIEDGAKQSTYRIQAKLGYKFSERCMANAFGTRSNIASATAAGFTFTEIGLRLKWILTNKPVYKR
- a CDS encoding SDR family NAD(P)-dependent oxidoreductase, which produces MTVLENKIALVTGAGSGIGKAIAILYAKEGAKVIVNDINEEHGNSVVDLITSEGGTAFFIKADASKEKEVKTLIQKTVEKYGRLDIACNNAGIGGEQNLTGDYSIESWNNVVDINLNGVFYGCKYELEQMEKNGGGVIVNMASIHGTVAAPMSSPYTATKHAVVGLTKNIGAEYGQKNIRCNAVGPAYIKTPLLENLDSEMLEDLKSKHPMNRLGKPEEVAELVLFLSSEKSSFMTGGYYLIDGGYTAV
- a CDS encoding DUF4114 domain-containing protein, which translates into the protein MKQILLLIFTIFSTVTYAQNYQYLGDFTADGTPLYLESPRDIVSQETMDMINGSLPEGYPVPDFNPHYISSGYDTDVIINQTADVWVTFVSEGAGYRNVLGFYTYDVNNPSPTAPEPEDITIVFPNASAYGSGGGLLTGDKVSIGNFSPGTGIGWVLLANAWDPSTSAVGSGLWQLYSNTDYNPEAEENLRYHNVLLNDPENERVILGFEDIRRDWASCDNDFNDAIFYVTANPYEAIKTVNYADVASARDVSSANDGGLESNGNLAQAIAKRNLKRQQNGNVLNKKQLQTQYNEQAVLAMRNGSDASDEVTLDTYLPETGMYGTESAYISSPTDLLGITNASEIFSVDFYEADKRVSAVLATATQGAVYDHSKVICDRLNSSSLEDVRTVMVRGHQVISSKLVRASGETEFSLSFSVKLGEASNELFSFWNIAQYPEGDYYNFQIWGSSFSQVFSIGNHIIDTLTEEKPLTSQTLSNVAPPVFVSSGYYTKGNLHLNVINKINATTVTFEGSIATTEVSERSTNTQIISLTGDWFDSVTIATGQLFDIGFSLSTDSAAQQDALYLADGPWGLDYQEEAVDVNQFEIANTALESDANLYHVEREPSVTGEAKGTINLFRHLLAGDQALSVEAYQGFQFEIQNTHPVEVILEQEDLEDWNDRLRYIIPAHTEATFYSIPFTDFMDGSGNPAILTNVKTIVFSLHGNYSTYAPFALQVNQVAFNASETLHIETAEVETNLRLSAYPNPLTAETTIQLTSDQSDTLIVMVYDQLGKTIYKTEVQVTPGNNKIKWEKESLNSGIYILKVISQHQSYHPLKLIAN